GAGCGTCAATGCCGCCCAGAGCCTCCAGACAGCGTACCGCGCCCTCGGCGAAGACCGGCGCGCTGTTGCAGGCCCAGGGAAACGGCAGTTCGACCACCACGTCCACCCCCGCAGCCAGCGCCATGCGGGTGCGGACCCACTTGTCGACCAGCGCCGGCTCGCCACGCTGCAGAAAATGGCCGCTCATCACCGCCACCGCCACCTCGGCGTTCGCCAGACGCCGGCTTTCGCGCAGATGGTGCAGATGGCCGTTGTGGAAGGGGTTGTATTCGGTTATCAGGCCGACAGTTCGCATGTTTTTACTTTCTACAGAATCACCGGCAGCCGCACCCCGATGCGGTTCTCCGTTTCGCTGACGACGGTTCTGTAGGCCAGCACCTCCACCCCCCTGCCGGCCACCTCGCGCAGCAGCCGGCCGTACTCCGGGTCGATTTCATCCGCCGGGGCGAAGGCCTCGGCCTCGCCCCGCTGCACCAGGAAAAAGATCACCGCCCTGTAGCCTGCATCCACGGCCGCCGCCAGTTCCAGCAGGTGCTTCCGGCCGCGAACCGTGACCGCGTCGGGAAAGAGCGCCGTGCTGCCGCCATCGGTCAGGGTGACGTTCTTCACCTCGACCAGAATCCGTTCCCCGTCCCGTTCGAGCAGAAAATCGAGCCGGCTGGCGCCGAAGCGGAACTCGGGTGTCACCCTGCAACCGGCCAGTTCCGGGATGCTTCCGCAGCGCAGCCCCTCCTCGACCACCCGGTTGCTGCGCTGCGTGTGGGTGTCGACCCAGTGGCCCTTCACCCGGATCAGCTCCAGGGTGTATTTGAGCTTGCGCCTGGGATCGTCGTTTTTCGACACCAGCACCGGATGACCGGGTACCGCGCACTGCAGCATCGAGCCGGTGTTCGGAGTATGGGCGGTGACCAGGGTGCCGTCGTCCAGCTCGACATCAGCGAAAAACCGCTTGTAGCGCCGGACCAGCGTGCCGGCCAGCAGGGGGGAGGGAAGGCGCATGGGAATCCCTGGGAGAAAAAAGCATTCAATGTCTCGCGCAAAGACGCAGAGAGCGCAAAAAGTGGACTAAACCTCTGGCGCTTTCTCTGTGTCTCCGCGTCTCTGCGCGAGCATACCCTCCGTCGGCCGGCGGGTCAATCCGCCTTACCGGTGCCATGCTGGTCACCCTGGTCTACGCCGCCACCGCCGCGCTGCTCAATGCCCGGCATGTGCTGCGCATCCTCGAGCTGCGCCAGACCGCCATCACCAAGCGGATCGCCTGGCTGCAGCAACAGATCCAGACCCCGGCAGAGCTTGACGCCTGGTGCGCCGACCTGACCACAAACCTGACCGGCGACGTCGGCACCTGCGAGGTTGGCCGCGGCTCGACCGCCATCATCATCCGGCCCGGCCTCGAAAAATGGCGCCCTCGCTACCGCACCGGCACCATCCACAACATCGACCCCAATACCGGCACCTGCGACGTCATCCTCAACGGCGAGATCCAGTCCGGAGACGACTACAACTACACCTACCTGCCAGCCGACCGGCAGAACATGCTGGCCTCGGGCGACTACCAGGGCGACTATGCCACCGACGGCACCTACAGCTACACATCAAGCGAGACGCGAGCCGACTACCCGATCACCGGCACCCACTACTTCAACGGCTGCCTCGACGTGACCTCGGCCGATGACAACACCACATCGTCCGGCACCGCCACCCTGCTCGACGGCGCGACCCTGTCGGCCCAGCAGGACCACGTCGCGCAGGAAACCGACATCGTCTGGGACCACGAGACCATCTCCGTGGCGTCATCGACCTACACCGAGTCGTGGACCGGGACCTACTACCTGGCCAGCCACTACCTCGGCACTCAGGTCATCGTCAACGCCGACATCGGCACCGGTTACCGGGGCGGCCGGGACTACTACCGCACATTCAACGTCACCTCGGTCCGGATCCGCACCACCAGCCCCCTCAAAACCGCCGGCGACCCCGCCAGCCACTTCGACTACGACTACGCCAACGGCGACCCCCTCACCGACGTCCAGGCCGTCATCGACTTCCTCAACGGCTTCGACACCGACCTCACATCGACCGGGATTTATGTTGCGGATAGGGCGTAGCATCAGCCCCCTTGACAACCAACACCCGGCCGTGGATAATCCACAAATCCAGCGACGAAAAAACAAGCACTTACACGTCGCCCCGGATTGAAAAACAGCACCTAACTACGCGGACTATTTAACTTTTCCAGTCCTACTCATTGCCACCCTAGCTCAGCTGGTAGAGCAACTGATTCGTAATCAGTAGGTCGAGGGTTCGAGTCCCTTGGGTGGCTCCAAATTTCAAGGGGTCAGGTAATTTGCCTGGCCCCTTTCCTTTTGAAATTTTCAGATAATTTCAGACGCTGCGGGCCTTCGTTGCCGGCGGGTTCCGAAGCGCACAAAATGCTGGTCAGCACCGTCCGCTTCATGTTAAGTTGTATACAGTATACTGTTTTCAGGAGGAATGCAGCTGCATGGAGAAGCTGGATCTGAAGGAAGCCATCAGAAGCGCCATCCAGACCGAAAAAGATGCGATGGATTACTATAACTTCGCCGCGGAAAAAGCTTTCGACGAGCGGGTAAAAAAAACCTTCGAACTGCTGGGACGCGAGGAGCGCCAGCACGCCCTGACCTTCTACAACGCCTATCCGGGCGATGATCTTCCCGCCTTCGAGGAACTGATGGCCGCCCCTCCCGACACCGGCTCCTCCTGGTGGAAATCGCTGCAGCGGACCCTGGTCGGCGATTTCGATGAGCGGCTGGTTCTGGAGCTGGCCATCGAACAGGAAGCACAGCTGGAAAAGAACCTGCGGGCCATGGCGGAAAAGATCGACGACGCGAAGGTTCGCGACATCTACCTGGCCAACGCCAGCTCGACTCATCAGCACCTGCTGCTGGTCGAAGAGGACTACCGCGGGCTGCTGGGGCAGTCCTCCTGACGTTCCACTGACGCCCATCAGCTCGGGTTTGCCGAAGAGCGTCAGTGGATCACCCAGTCGGTCAGCACCTGCAGTCTGCCGTCTTCCGGATTGAAACCGACCACATAACAGCCCTTGGCGGCATAGCGTTGTCCCTGGCCGAAGCTGAGCCGGGGAAAATCGACAATGGCATAGGTCTCGTCATTCATCATGTCGAAAATGTCGAGCAGAAAGTCCCGGTAGTAATCACTCTGCAAGTGCATCAGGACGCCGGAAAGCATCCAGCCTATGAAATAACACCGCGTCTGCACATGCGGGTATGTCATCTTCAGCCCCCGTCCCCGCAGCCAGATCGAAACCAGCCGCCGATAGCGACTCTCGGCCTCCGGCAGACGATAGGGATAGGTCATGCGTACGACCGGCCGCAGATCGGCCGGCAGTTTCTTTGCCAATCCCGGTGAAACCCCGTGGAACAGGTAAAAAAGACTGTTCGACGAGCGCCGCACAAGGTCGAAGAGTCTCGGCAACAGACGGTCGGTGACGGCGCAGATGACGATTCCGTCCTTCAGGGGAGCCATCTGTGCCAGGTCTTCCGGAGTGACGGCAATGTCCGACACCGGCTCTCCTGCGAGCCTTTCCCAGGTTTGGCCGAAACCGAGCAGAACCCTCTTCGTCCGGTCACCGTTTTCGCGCAAAACGACCAGCTTTCGACCGTCCCCTTTCTTCCCGGCCAGATAACGCGCCAGCGTTTCCCCTTCCTGATAATCTCCCCTGCTGAAATAGAGAGTGTACCAGTCCCGTTCACTTATGACCGGCCGTTCCGTCAGGGGGAAAAGACAGGGCAGCCGCATTCGCTCACAAAAACGGTGAATCGGCTCCCAGTCACCGGCTGCCAGGCCGCCAACCAGGGCGAAAACGGGACTCTGGGCGTAAAGCCTGGCCAACTGATCTTCCCAGCCTTGGGGGTCTCCCTCCAGACGCCAGACCTCGAGTTCAAGCCGCCGCCAGGCGGTCAGAATGTGCTTGCGATAGAAGACTCCGCGTCGGGCCCGATCCTTTTGTCTGCGAGTCGGCAGGTTGCGATCACGGAAATAGGCCTCGAGAGTAGCGACCATGGCCTTGGCCTTCCCTGCCGGCACGTCACCCGCAATCACCGTGGCAAAACGGATCGTATCCGAAGTCACACCGGGCGACGGACGGGCGGACAGATGCCTGAGATAGTAGACCAGAACCTCCATGTCCGCCTCATCGAGCAGATAACGGGGCATGGTGAGACTGATTTCGCGGCCGGCGGAATCAACACCGGTCCAGATGACCCGGGCCAGGGTTTCGTCGGTATAGGCCGGCCGTATCATCGGCGGGCGCATGGAGGAAGGAATCTCCTGCCACTGCGGCAGGGTTTCTGCCGGCGCCTTGGTATAGTCCTGGAACAGTTCGACTGCATTGACCGGAGGCGTCACGATGGTCCCCTCCACCGATCCGAGGCCGCTGCGCAAATGGCAGGACTGGCAACTGAACATGGTCCCGGAAACCGGGATGTCTCCCTGGACCAGGGCCTCCATCGGCTCCCCGGAAGGCAACAGCCCTTCACGATACATTCGCTCGCCGAGACGCAGGGCCCGGTCTGGCGGATAGCCGCCGACCAGCTCCGCGGCCGCAACCGGCCCGGCGATCAGCATCAGGGCCGTCAACAGTAAACTGCAGAATCCCCGTCTCATTTCGGATAGAGCCTGCGAAATTCGCTCATCAGGTCCCGGGTGCCGATCAGACCGTAGATGCGCACCCAGTGCTTCCTGTCCGGATCGCGAACGAACACCAGCGGGTAATGTTCCATCTTGTCCGGCACAAAGGCGTCGAAAGCGCGCATCACCCGCACGATGTCGTCCCGGCTGCCGGTGAGAAAGATCCACCCTTCCTGCGCCCGGTAGCGGGCGGCGTAATCTTTGAGAATTTCAGGTGAATCATGTTCCGGGTCAATGGTAATGGAAATGAATCGGGCGAACTGCCTCTCCCTCACCAGTTTCTTCTGCAGGTTGGCGAAGCCGGCCGACATCACCGGGCAGATGGTGGTGCAGGTGGCGTAGATGAAATCGACGAAAACCGGTTCGTCCGTAGCCAGAAGCTCGGGCAGTCTAACCCGCTGCCGGTTCTGGTCGATCAGCTCGACATCGGGAATCTCGTAGACGGCAACCGACCGCTGGTAGCGGGCGGCAAAAGACGGCAAACCGGTCAGCAGCAACAGCAGCAGAATCGAAAGACTTCGCACCAGGTTCATGCAGACACTCTCTGACATCAGATGAAGGTGAGCAGCCGGAAGGGCCCCGTCGCCACCGGCCAGGTCGCCAGCAGCAGAAAGAGGCCGATTCCGGCCAGGGCCAGCAGAATCCAGCGCCGCTCGGTGGCCTCGACCAGGGGCCGCAACGACGGAATCCGGCAAAGCAGGCGTCCCATCCCCGGCAACATGGCAAAGAAGCCACCGCCGAAAAGTCCAAAATACAATGGATAGCCGATCCAGTGATAGCCCGCCTGCAAAAGATCGAACGGGCAGTGATGACCGGGCAGCTGGTAGATGTAGACGGCGATGAAAGCAATCGTCGCCGCCAGGGAAAGCGGGAGAAAAACCGCCGCCGCCAGTACCGCCGCTCCCCGCAACCAGCCGGCGCGAAAGCGCAGCATGGCCAGCAGAAGCCCGACGAGCAGCAGGGACCAGCCATAAAAGAGGACCATCAGCAGCCGTACCGGCAACCCGCCGAGACTGCCGGCCACGCCGCTACCGGCGGTGCTGAACAGGGAGCCGCAGCAGGAGGTGATGATCTGCGGCTGCAACCCGGTAAAGAAATCAAGCTGCAGGACGAAGTCGAGCAGTACCAGCAGCCACAGCAGCGGCAGCAGAGCGTAGACGGTGCGCATCAGGGGGTAGTCGGGAGCGCGCCGGATCAGGCCATTGAGCGCCAGCCAGAAAGCGGCCAGAAAAAAGAGAATCAACTTCAGCGGCAGCAGATTCCAGCCGACCGGGTTGGCGTTCAGGGTGCCGGTGGCGCACATGGCGCCGACGAACTGGCCATGCAGGCTGTCGGTGGCATAGACAAAGAGGAGCAGGCCGACAAGCTGAAAACCGGCAGCGTAGGCGACCAGGGTGGAGACCAGGCTGGTCCGGCGCTCCAGCCGCAACTGCTGCTCCGAACAGGATTCCGGCCGCCAGCGCCGCAGAACCGCCCACACCTCCGGCAGAGCCAGGGTGAGCAGCAGCAGCGAGAGCAGCGCCCCTAGCAGCAGCGCCAGTATTCCCGGATGCAGAATCATCCGTCAGCCTCGACCAGGCGGCCGTCCCGCAGGCGAAAACGATTCTCGACCATCGGATGGTCGGCCACCAGCGGATCGTGGGTCGCCAGCAGCACGGCCCGGCCTTCGGCGGCCAGGTCGTGCAGGATACCGAGCAGCTCCCTGCTCAGCCGACTGTCGAGATGGGCGGTCGGTTCGTCGGCAATGACCATCCGCGGCCGGTTGACCAGAGCCCGGGCGACGGCTACCCGCTGCTGTTCGCCGCCGGATAGCCAGCGCACCTTGTGCTGCGCCTTGTCCGTCAGCCCGAACCGGGCCAGCAGCTCGTCTGCCCGGCG
This sequence is a window from Geothermobacter ehrlichii. Protein-coding genes within it:
- a CDS encoding SCO family protein, producing MNLVRSLSILLLLLLTGLPSFAARYQRSVAVYEIPDVELIDQNRQRVRLPELLATDEPVFVDFIYATCTTICPVMSAGFANLQKKLVRERQFARFISITIDPEHDSPEILKDYAARYRAQEGWIFLTGSRDDIVRVMRAFDAFVPDKMEHYPLVFVRDPDRKHWVRIYGLIGTRDLMSEFRRLYPK
- a CDS encoding ferritin-like domain-containing protein, with protein sequence MEKLDLKEAIRSAIQTEKDAMDYYNFAAEKAFDERVKKTFELLGREERQHALTFYNAYPGDDLPAFEELMAAPPDTGSSWWKSLQRTLVGDFDERLVLELAIEQEAQLEKNLRAMAEKIDDAKVRDIYLANASSTHQHLLLVEEDYRGLLGQSS
- a CDS encoding type 1 periplasmic-binding domain-containing protein produces the protein MRRGFCSLLLTALMLIAGPVAAAELVGGYPPDRALRLGERMYREGLLPSGEPMEALVQGDIPVSGTMFSCQSCHLRSGLGSVEGTIVTPPVNAVELFQDYTKAPAETLPQWQEIPSSMRPPMIRPAYTDETLARVIWTGVDSAGREISLTMPRYLLDEADMEVLVYYLRHLSARPSPGVTSDTIRFATVIAGDVPAGKAKAMVATLEAYFRDRNLPTRRQKDRARRGVFYRKHILTAWRRLELEVWRLEGDPQGWEDQLARLYAQSPVFALVGGLAAGDWEPIHRFCERMRLPCLFPLTERPVISERDWYTLYFSRGDYQEGETLARYLAGKKGDGRKLVVLRENGDRTKRVLLGFGQTWERLAGEPVSDIAVTPEDLAQMAPLKDGIVICAVTDRLLPRLFDLVRRSSNSLFYLFHGVSPGLAKKLPADLRPVVRMTYPYRLPEAESRYRRLVSIWLRGRGLKMTYPHVQTRCYFIGWMLSGVLMHLQSDYYRDFLLDIFDMMNDETYAIVDFPRLSFGQGQRYAAKGCYVVGFNPEDGRLQVLTDWVIH
- the sfsA gene encoding DNA/RNA nuclease SfsA; translated protein: MRLPSPLLAGTLVRRYKRFFADVELDDGTLVTAHTPNTGSMLQCAVPGHPVLVSKNDDPRRKLKYTLELIRVKGHWVDTHTQRSNRVVEEGLRCGSIPELAGCRVTPEFRFGASRLDFLLERDGERILVEVKNVTLTDGGSTALFPDAVTVRGRKHLLELAAAVDAGYRAVIFFLVQRGEAEAFAPADEIDPEYGRLLREVAGRGVEVLAYRTVVSETENRIGVRLPVIL